The Brassica napus cultivar Da-Ae chromosome C1, Da-Ae, whole genome shotgun sequence DNA segment CAACATGTACACATCAATCCCCTGTCGAGTCAAATTCTCAACAACTTGTGCAGCATCTTCCCTGATCTTATCTTCAAAGCGGATGACTGCAGCAAGTGTATTGTCCACACCAATATACACAACAGACTGGTTGTTGGATTCATTCTCTTCAGATGCATTCAATAAGTTCCCAGTGGCTCCATGTCTGCATTGAGCAAGcgtgaattaaaaaataaagcttCTGTTAATAAACAACTAATACAAATGATGAACAGATTATACCTCTGAACCCACTCTAGTGTCCCAACTGCAACCCTCTTGTTGTTGACGATAGCAACGGCGCCAGACCCTGGTTCCTCAGTAAACGTTCCATCCTCTGCCTGCAGTGATTGAGTTCATTAATTTCATCAAACAAGGGACACACATATCATTTAACAGTCCCACCTTCATAGTCTGACAATTATGAGCCCTGGCTGCTTTAACAATCGCTTTCCCAACAGGGTGAGTAGTGTTTGATTCAACAGCAGCTGCTAACATCAAAACATCAACTTCTGACAAAGTATCATTAAGATTGTGCCTGCGTAAGAACATGAAAAATCAGATGTTTATCATTCAATTTTAGAGAGAGCAAAGAGCCTAACCTTGAATCTTGAGGAATAATAACTCCAGTCACAACAGGGTGTCCCTTTGTCAGTGTCCCAGTTTTGTCAAAGACAACAGTGTCAACGGAGGAAAACTTTTCAAGAATATCACCACCGCGAAGAAGTAAGCCTCTTCTTGCTCCTAGTGATGTACCAACCTAAAGAATATATCAAGCTATTCAACATCTTACCTCTGTCTCGTCCATAACAGAAAAAAGGTTTTTGTCCAGTTAGAAAACTTACCAGCATTGCAGTTGGTGTGGCCAACCCAAGGGCACATGGACAAGCCACAACCTAAATCCAGATAAAGGTCTGTGAGACAGCATGATTACTAAAAGAGGAGAACGGTGATCATAACActttatgttataaaaaaatgttataccAGAACGCTGCAAGATAGTTGGAGGGCCAAAGAGATTGGGCTCCCGTTATGCAAGGCAGAGGGAAGAATATGTCCACCAAATAGATTCCAGAATGTAAATGTAGCCGCAGAGATTGCCATCACTCCATACGTGAAACGCCCTGCGACCTgtaattgccaaaaaaaaaaacaaaaacaaatattagtcCTGAAATGACCCTAGgaatttatatagaaaggtaaaaaggaaagagaaaaGAGACCTTGTCAACCAACTGTTGTACGGGTGCTTCTCTGCTTTGAGCCTCTTCAACCATACGAACAATGTCCCCAACTGCAGTTTCACCCCCTGATCTATGCACTTCGACAGTAAGAGTTCCATTCAGGTTTATAGATCCTGCGGCGACTTGACTCTAGCCCAAGAGAATTTTTTAACAACAAAACATTAGTTACATTACATCCATAAGTTACTACCATGAGAAGAATCAAAAAGATAACCAAGAAAAAGTCAAGATGATATTATTCTTTGTCATCTGTTTCATGCTACATTAAATAGAGATAGGCGTGGAGTAGAAAGTTACCCCTGCTTCTTTTGTCACTGGCAATGGTTCACCTGTGAAACTTGACTCATCAATAGCGCTTCTACCTGACTTGACAATACCATCTGCTGGAACTCGATCCTGCGTGAAATAGGCAAAAACATGATAATGCGTCAAGGACACTTTGCGTTAGCAGGGAAACAAAATTTCTAAAGTTGTAGCATGCCATTAAACATGGGAAATAACATCATACAATGCatgagaaaatgaaaattattttcttcttaCTCCTGGTAGTATGATGACAAGATCGCCGACAGAGAGACTATTACAAGGAACCTCAACAGTTGAGTCACCATCAAGCAGAAGGCGAGCCTTTGAAGGCAAAACACTCAGAAGGCCAGTCATATCACTGGTGGCTTTTATTTTGGCTCTCTGTTCAAGATTCCTTCCCAGTAACACAAAAGCTATTAACATCACTGGTTCCTCAAAAAATGTCTTCCATCCCTGGATGACGTCAAACAGCTTTATAATATCAGCCACCAACCACAAGGAGCAATAAGTTTTAAAAACTCCAACAAGAATAGTTAATTTACCAATTTTGGAATCAAGGCTGCAAGGGAGCTAACACTAAATGATGACATAGCCCCAAGACCAACTAGCGTGTTCATGTTGGGAGAACCATTTAAAAGGCTTTTGAAACCATCAAGTATTAGCTGACGACCGGGACCAAGCAACGTAAGCAAACATAAAGAGACATGGAACCCTGTTGAATGGACTGCATGGAGCCAGGGAGCCTTCACACCAAGAAAGTGAGTTACATGGCCAACTAGGCATACAGCACAAAGAGCCCATGAAACAGCAAGCTCGCGTCCTGTAATCAAGGAAGAGATTATACGAATATCAGCGATAAAACATCAACTTccagaaataatatatatcaatcttGGGGAAAGGTTCATACCACTCTGTTTCAAGCGAGCCTGCTTGTCTTTTGTCTTACTTTCAAAAACTTTGAAGAAATTCTCTGTCACCAAATCTTTAACAAAGAAAGATACTTAGTACTTTTACCATGAACGATAAGCAGACATACCTAAGACTTCACATGTAAAGAACGAAACAGTAAAACTAAGATAAGAGATagcaaaggaaacaaaaaaaacagtacAAGATCATCAGTACAGAGTTATGCTGTCTGGTTTAAAGAAGGCAGTAAGGTCATCATGTTTCCAAATAAAATCAATCAGACAGATTAAACCTTTTTCTAAAGCTCAACCTTTGTTTCATGCAGTCATTTTGCAAACTAACCAAATTTTCATCTCCGGCTACCCCTGATTGATTCCAAAGGAACCCTATTTCTAGTCAGTACTAGAAACTGCATGAGAAGTTAAGAAGAAAGAGGTGCAAACgcaaaaagaaaagagtagAATGCAAGAACAGCAcatcaaagaaacaaacaacCCCCTCCACCATCAGGCAGGGTCCACAATCTGATCCTTGTTGAGATAAAAGAAGTTAATACACCAAAAAGCATACTGAATCATCATCATTCATATGAGACTGAACCCTCCCTCTCACCTCGAGGAGTAGAGTCAAAGCCGAAATTGGTGAGATGATTGGCAAGCGCCTCGCCTAAAGTCTTTTGCCAGTCAGGTACACTTTTGGCTTCAGGTACAGGCCACACTATCGCTGTCTCCGTGGTGAGATTAACACTAGCAGTAGCAACTTGAGGCTATACatcaaagagaagaaaacaggaatactttttttctttcaaatcaaaataaccaGACGAGCATTTTGTAAAGAACATACATAATAACATGAGTGTTTGGTCTTAAAGGCTGCTTACTTGGCTTTCCAGTATTTTCTTCACACTTGCTGAACAACCACCACATGTCATCCCCTTCAATCAAGTACAACATCAATGTTGTTAAACATAACAGTCTTGAAGTGAATTTGAGAtcatctagagagagagagagagaacgtaCTCCGACATCGAGGATAATGATGTCTGAAGACGGAACAGAGACGCCACCACCCAATTTCGCCTTTAAATCAC contains these protein-coding regions:
- the LOC106368722 gene encoding copper-transporting ATPase PAA1, chloroplastic; this translates as MESTFAAFSTITAMAPSLPLLTISKALHRHFSGARHLRPLLLARSSPASRSLGCFRASRIVSSSSLCYRTLGAAVLPVIRRRLQCLSSSSPSFRSISSGGGGGFGGYNGGSGGGGGGGSDSGDLKAKLGGGVSVPSSDIIILDVGGMTCGGCSASVKKILESQPQVATASVNLTTETAIVWPVPEAKSVPDWQKTLGEALANHLTNFGFDSTPRDLVTENFFKVFESKTKDKQARLKQSGRELAVSWALCAVCLVGHVTHFLGVKAPWLHAVHSTGFHVSLCLLTLLGPGRQLILDGFKSLLNGSPNMNTLVGLGAMSSFSVSSLAALIPKLGWKTFFEEPVMLIAFVLLGRNLEQRAKIKATSDMTGLLSVLPSKARLLLDGDSTVEVPCNSLSVGDLVIILPGDRVPADGIVKSGRSAIDESSFTGEPLPVTKEAGSQVAAGSINLNGTLTVEVHRSGGETAVGDIVRMVEEAQSREAPVQQLVDKVAGRFTYGVMAISAATFTFWNLFGGHILPSALHNGSPISLALQLSCSVLVVACPCALGLATPTAMLVGTSLGARRGLLLRGGDILEKFSSVDTVVFDKTGTLTKGHPVVTGVIIPQDSRHNLNDTLSEVDVLMLAAAVESNTTHPVGKAIVKAARAHNCQTMKAEDGTFTEEPGSGAVAIVNNKRVAVGTLEWVQRHGATGNLLNASEENESNNQSVVYIGVDNTLAAVIRFEDKIREDAAQVVENLTRQGIDVYMLSGDKKSAANYVASVVGIPQDRVISGVKPAEKKKFINDLQKNKNIVAMVGDGINDAAALASSDVGVAMGGGAGAASEVSPVVLMGNRLTQLLDALELSRQTMKTVKQNLWWAFGYNIVGIPIAAGVLLPLTGTMLTPSMAGALMGVSSLGVMTNSLLLRYRFFSNREDKNVKWEPKEGSKQPHENERWKESS